tctgttttaaaaaaaatggataaaacagcatgaaaaggAGGACAAAAATACTACTATCAGCTATATTGACGGGAAGCATAAAATAAAGCCTACcacttttcctttgtttcctatTGCCCTCTAGTGATTTCTATGTATGTTGTAAACCAGCAATGCGATCGATCACTGGATTCAGACCCTCAGAGCTGGACAGACGCCCAGAGAAATCCATAAGGCTTTAGAGCACACACAGGATTTTCAGAACATCTCAAAGGAAAAGGGTAGAAGCTTAAAATGCCAAAGTGGCAAGTTTTTTCCAAgttaaaaagaattttgaaaaggggaaggagaggctACTTAAGTTGCCTTTATAGTATATATCAGAAACAGAGATTTgactaaaataaattattttagtttctaAACCCATTAGTCTGCAAACAGGCCATTGTAACACTTTGGTATGTAACCATGAAAGTAATCTCAGTAGAAGCACAGAAAGCCTTAAGACATCCAAAATAATGCTGAGTGAGATGGAGTCATTCTAGATAGCGCACCAGAACACTCCTTATCAAAAGGTAATACAAACTCCTTACTCAAAATGTAACACAGAAAGCACAGTACATTTTTCAGGTCCATCAACCCTTACAATATTGCAGACATAGCAGGACGTTCCAACATGGCAGTTACTATCTGACACAGTGGCTTCCAGGGCACAAAATTCAAGTGCCATTTGGGAAAAGATTTCCCGCATCCTTCCCAAGATGCGGATGTTCCCAACACCTAACAACACTGGACGTTTTTCTTCCACAGCCAGtgagattttcagttttcaaagctGGATTTAACGTTTAGGGAATTAGAactcaagaaacaaaacaaagtaaccAACCTAATTCTCccataaggaaaaaatacttaaaagttaaaattaaaaaatgaatttgtaaaACCACATCTGGCTAAGCAGTCTCTGGAGCACAATAATTCAAGATCctttttttgaacatttttagGCCAACTAAATTCAATTGATGGGGCCCTTTTGAAGAGCCAGATCAAACAGCTGCATAGGCTTCTCGCAACAAAAACCATTTCCCACTCTGACAcccaacttaaaaaaaaaaatcacaaaaaaaaggaaatctaatGTGAGAACTAAACTACTCTCTGAACAATTAACAATAGGTAAATGCAATTTCAGCGTCAGTgctaaaagattttaaaaatgtataagaGTAAAGCCCTTTACAATGTATGAATGTagatttatctttgtttttccccagagaAAAGACAGTTCTgtccttattttcttccttttgacaGCTCACCCTCAGCAGAATCTTTGCTACTCCCTGTCACATCACAGAAAGCAGTACTTACGCTGCACCTTGTCTGAGAGGAATTAGAAAGAGTAAGCCTTATAATCTCAGCCTGCTGTTAAATAAGATACAGTTGAAGCTtcagcattttcacagaatcacagaatcaaccaggttggaagagacctctgggatcatcgagtccaaccgttgccctgacaccaccatgtcaactagaccatggcactaagtgccatgtccagtcttttcttaaacacatccagagatggtgactctaccacctccctgagcagcccgttccaatgtctaataaccctttctgaaaagaaattcttcctaatgtccaacctgaacctcccctggtgaagcttgaggctatgtcctcttgtcctatcgctagttgcccaggagaagaggccaactcccacttcactacaacctgccttcaggtagttgtagactgcaataaggtcacctctgagcctcctcttctccaagctaaacaaccccagctccctcagccgttcctcgtaggtcagaccctccagacccttcaccagcttggtcgccctcctctggactcactccaacacctcaacatctttcttgaagtgcggggcccagaactggacacagtactcaaggtatggcctcaccagtgccgagtacagagggacaatcacttccctagaccggctggctacactattcctaatagaggccaggatgccattggccttcttggccacctggccacactgctggctcatgtttagccagctgtcgattagcacccccaggtctctttccgccaggccgctttctaaccactcttccccccgcctgtagcgctgcagggggttgttgtggccgaagtgtaagacccagcacttgttcttgttgaacctcatgccgttggtctcggcccatctatctaacctgtccacatccctctgtagggccttcctaccctccagcagatcgacactcccacccagcttggtgtcatctgcaaatttgctgaggatgcactcaatccctacatctagatcatctataaagatagtGAACAGCtccggccccagaactgagccctggggaacaccgctagtgaccgggCACCAGCATTTTGCAACATCATTCAGGACAAGCTTTTGTggatgatggaaaaaaaaaatcttgactaAATTTTTCTAAACAAGAGCCGGAATTTTGCCAGCTGAGAGAAGTGAACTAACACAGCatcagctaagaaaaaaaaaatcccaccaaagTTTACATGTCTATTTGCAGTCCACCTTTAAGCCAGACTACTGTTTCCTGCATCTGCTGTCTGCAATTTAATTTGTCTACAGGCTTTATGAGATTCTCTGGCTTCCAACTGCTTAAGGTTATCTCCCTTCTCAGAATAACTGGTGTAGAGATGCCGACATTGATGGAGTTGGGCTAATTTTCTCCAATTAAGAAGCCTGTGCAATAAACCCAATGTGGCTTAGAAACATACACAATTAGGGggtgacagaggaaaaaaacccacccaggtCTAAGAGAGCTATTTAGAAAGAACATGCAGTAAGATGCAGCAGCAAGAGGGACAGTGAGGAAATGCTTAGTTATCACATGGATACTCACTCAGCAATGAATTCTAAGGGTGTCCAGGAGCTGAAATCTGCGTCAGGCATTGATTTCCTGTTTGCTGGTGTATCTAAGGTAACGCTGTGATTAAAAAAGATAAGCCTTTTATTTATACACCATGTTTCTGATGAGCGCCACCTGCTTCTATTCATCACTGTAATGTATGCTTGACTTTTGTACCATGTGGTATGAATTTCCCTTGCATCCTCTACATGTGTTAACAGCATAGAGCCATCAGTTTCAATGTATATCAAAGGCTCCAACCTATAACCCCTCACCTTCCTGGCTTGCTGATGACGTCCAGCCCATTAGGACAATCACTCAGCCCACAGCTCCCTTCCAGTGTCTCCCACACAGACAGGGAATGGCAGCAATATGCTTGTTCACATGTACTACACAGCACATATGTACTACATACGTGCTTTCAAACAGCCTCATGCCATCTGCAAATGCAGAGATTAAGTGCACAAGCATAGGAAGTTTTGACTTTGATGATACATATTTATGCTACATACAATGATATTAATGGGTGAACGTTTCACAACCCTCTCTCTGAGATGCTGTTGACAATCCAAGGTTTAATTACTCTCTCAACAATTCACTCAAGAACAGAGTTTTGCATGAGAACTATGCAAGTGCAGAATGCCCAAGAGTCCAGTGATCCTGGTGTCTGCCTGCCTGTAAAGCTATGCAGAGGGTGGTGTCAATTATCCAAACACTTTTAATGCTGTCACTCTCTGACCTGAAGAGGCACACATAAAAGTGTGTatatgaggaaaacaaacagggaGAATTCAGGTGGTGTTCCAAATCCCTATACAGAATTAGTCTTAAGTTTTGGGTCCTGAACTAGATATGGATATggcaagaaaaatacttttaacttTTGCAGCAGAACGGGTAAATTTAGACATAGTGAAGACCTACTAGGCCATCCACTTTTTACTAGATTTCCTCATCAAAAAGAAACCTGTGCCAGGCAAATACAAgctaaactttttcttttcacagatcCTCAAAGTGACCTAATTTTACTGATCAAGCATAGATATGCAGCACCTTATGAAGAAGCATCTTTAACCAAGTGAAAACTTGTCAAGTAATCCTTTGCTTTATTATTATCACACAGCTAAGCCTAAAACTGTGCTGAATAGCTCATCTCGTTTTCAGAGTTCTGtctacactaaaaaaaaaaaaaaaaaaaaaaatcacacattaATGCATGGCTACAGTTAAAGTGGTTAAAAGTTAATCCAATTTTAATCCTAACATCCACTAccattttgcaaaggaaaggaaaagaatttaatCATTTTTAGGGTAACGTGCATATCACTGTGTCCATATGTTCAAGATGCCTCCTTTCTCTGTGAAACTAAGGAAGTCTGAGAAGCTGTTTGTGTACCGTGAACAGGACATCACAAGCATATCCGTGTGACTCTAGGTTACAGCggtaattaaataaaacaacacaGGCAGAGGCAACTATGCAACCACTTACGGTAAAAcggcaacagcagcagaaccagATGGCAAGCCACTATTGGCACCAGCTAAACTCTGACAAAGCTGATGCACTGCTCCTTTGGCCATGCCATAGCCAATCATCCCTAACAATTAAAAACAGGCAAATCAGAGCGCAGTCAAAACAGCTCTCAGTATCATCAGTAGTATGACAGAAACTCAGATTGTTTCATGAATATTAAAACCACTTACCACAGCCAGAACAGAATCAGGCTTTTAAAACATATCCAAACAtacatattaaaagaaaaaattaaaaaaagaaaaaacagaaagctctTACTAGACATCCAGGAACTATTACAGAGTGCAGTTTACTCAGTACTGAGAGAAATAAGCAGCTTACTGAGTTAAGTATGTTTAGTTAATGTACCCAAATGTACCCTGAAGGATGGGACCTACAGGGCTAACCTTACAAATGTAATAGAGTAAGTGTGAAGATGCTCATAGACTTTAATAAGGCAGTCATCCATTAATTTTAATCACATGACTAAGGTATTTGCAGGTTTGGACCCAAAAAGATACAGCTCACTTCTCTCCAAAACTGTAACTCACTTGTTCAGCATCCCAAGTCTAAGAGGCCCTTTAGAaaaacctaccaaaaaaaaaaaaaacccccaaaaaaaccaaacctcatGGTGGAAAATTACTAGATAACCTGCAGGTAAAGCAAACTTCTTCCCAAACACTGTTGCCTTCTAGGCAGACAGTATTTAGCAGTGTAAGAGCAACAAGAAAGAGCATGAGGCACACTGGTTAGGTACAAGATCTGGTCAATCAGGCTGCCATAGGTCCGAGATGTCTCTTGGTATGTATCTGCCAAGCAGTCTGGACACAGATTAAgcacataagaaaaaataaatgtattttgtctACTACAGCTAGATGCCTTTCCACCCATCTATATAACTACACAACCCCTTTCCAATGTTCCTGAGGAAGTATTTTATATCAAAGTTACAAAGGCaattttgcatttccattttgcGTTTCCATTATATTCAATTAGACATATTGTATAACATCCATTTTATGAGGAGGAACCATGGGCAGCAGTAGCTAACTTATTTTATTGTTATGATAGAAATATTTGCATCTCTATCGTATTCCCCTCTTGTCTCGTCTAAACCAAACATTCCACGTCTTTTTAAACCTTTTCATGCTTCTACATTTCTTAGCCATCACTGTCAGACTGCTTCTGTAACTGTTTATATAATTGAGTATTCTTCAGTTTGCATTACATGAATCAACGTTTTCacataggaaaagaaaaatcacactaACAGCAGATGAGAAAAAGATGGTTCCTTCCATAACAGCTGGTAGTAACAAGCCTAACAAATCATATTTGCAAAAGTTGAGTAACAACTCTTTCCCAATTCTTCCTGATGTTAATAAGTTGCATGTGTTTGCCCAAAGCACTgctgtgtttttcagaaaaatccagACTTGCTGAAACCAGCTAGttcaaaacatgaaagcaaatcACTTTTGATCCCTGTGTTGTGGGCCCTACCTCCCaaaaacagacaaagaaaaaacaacatgaaagtTTGCAAGAgttcacattttttcatttgtatatgGTCAGTCAGTAGAATTATTCGTCTGCTTATTCTCATAAAATAAGCCTTTCTTCTTTGGACTTATCTTTGGGCTATGCCAGATGCAGCTGTAAACATCGAAGATAAATCATTAACTAGAAAATACAGCATATTTTTCCTGAACAGTTTTAGACACAGCTTTCAGGAACATTCATAAATTTtataatatgttttaaaattttagtatCTATGTCTCATCAAAATATTGTTGAATTCACACTAATAAAAGATTGGGAAATAAGACTATTTGTCTCAAAAactttcctctccctgcctgtagtcagtgcctttttttcttcctccatgcTGCCCAACGTGGCGGGGAGCAAGGTGAATAAAGTTAGTATTAAATAGCTAGTGGAGGGCAAAGCCGAAGGTCAACAAGCTTATCTCTGTCTGAAGCAAAGGTAGACTGGAACCAGAACATGAACAAGACAAACACATTTAACAGAATCAGCCGAGTCATCACCAATGGAAAAATTGGGCAATTAAGGACTCTGCCTTTCAGAACACAGATAGGAGATTTAACTTTATTTAAGCACTGTACTTACAGCTTGCTGTGTGCTTctattcttcattattttccaaACTTTTTCTTACTGTATCATATATTGGCCAAGTACATTTCACCAATGAACATCCAATATTACTTAAATACTGATTCTGTTTGCACTCCAGCTTCAGGAGATGCAGTATTGCTACCTGTAAAATTACACTTTCCTTAAGTGTTTCAGCAGCAATTTTTCGTTTGTAGTAGATGTCAAAAAATTTGGGAGTGAAACTGAGCTTCGCAAACAAGACCGCTCAGACTAACAGACAGCTCTAACAGCTGATGTCCCAGCAGTTACCATGCATTGCATTTTACCTGGAGTTCCAGACAAAGCAGCCTGAGCTCCTGTCAAAGTCAAGAGGCCACCTTCTTTCAGATATTTTGTGGCTAGGTGGCTGGAAATAGTGGACGTCCAAACGCTCTGCTTCCACATCAGATCACAGTTTTTGTATAAAGCTGATTAGGAAGAGAATTAGTGAAATTAACTAAAAGATAGAAGACTTCTAACTCTAATTTTCTTACTGTCACACAGAGTGCAACAGCACTATGCAACAGGACAATGAAAACATGCTTTCTACCATTTTCTACTTTCACATTGGGTAAAACATCAATTTATGTCTTTTGTACTTCCCTTCTCTTTGGGTTCCGAGCCCCAGCTCTACAGCATATACTCTATGCCATTATCTGCTTTCTCACtgccagaaataaaaaaaaaaataaaacaaataaacacaagATAGTTCCATTAGCTCTCCATTAATGGTTTAAAGACTCCCAAATTCTTGAAACTCCTGCAGGAGTTGCTTCAATCTACGTCAACGATCTCAAAACTCTCACATTAGCCTCACCTCACCTTGCAGTAGCATGATCTGTCTCTTTCCATAACATTCTCACCAGCTTCAACAGAGCTACGCTTCATTAGCATGCAGACAGAAGACTCCAAGATAAAGGAgttgaacaaaaaatatttatcaccAGATTGCTTCATAAACCAAGAAACAATCTGTCTGTCTGACAGCAGTACGCTGGTATGGAATATTGAAGATGCGTGCACCTGCATCATGCTAAGTGTGCATTCCAGTGCCCCTGAGTACTGGAGTGCAGCCCCTGGTAAGGCAGCCTACCAGAGGAGGTGCACCAGTAActtcaaatgaaagcaaaatttgaaCGCTCATCATCATTTTTTATTATCAAAATCTtcacaagaggaaaaacaataaCTAGCCATGTCAAAGATTTTAGTATTCAGAAAGAACCGTTTCCATAACACAGTATGGAATAAGCATAAAGCACTCAGTGACATAAGCCGACCACCGATCCCAAGACATCCTGCCACCCTACCAATAACATTACTACAAATTATGTTTCTGATAAATTACCTCATTTAAAATGCGGTGCACACTAATAACAATCTAACATAATGCAACTGTGATGTAAATATGTATGCCTTCCCATATTGTCtctcttaaaaaagaaatctttaccTGTAAGGTCGGAACTGGAAGGGGTGAAGAAAAGGACGCATTTTACCAGATTTACTCCAGACAGAAAACaaggctgttttctttcttgtatctCTACACTAGTGGGTATACAATTTCACTCTGAATATTACatgtttaaaagctttttttaaattgaaggcTTTTTTCCATAGCATGATCTCCAGTCATTAGACTGCTCCTTCCAACACTGTATTGCACACTAATAGCTCAGAGAACTGCAGGAGGCAACTGAGGTTTTATGCATAAAGCAATGAATTAGGAAACACCGATGTTTCTACCCAGCCACTGCCTTATGTAACTTGCCTGACAGAAGTAACCTCGGCAGAAGTTAGTTCATAGAAAATAATGATGAACTCCTTCATAAAGCGCATCAAGATTTTTTCTGACGAAAATTGGTGCATCAAAAAGTATTACTGAGAATACCAAGCGCTGTGCAAATTTAACATACAGCAAAAATTCAGAGAAGCACTAAGCAGTGTTGTGACTGAGCTATTTTGTACTTTCATGCTCATGTCCTCTTCTGGACTCAGGGAAAAAGATGATCTCAATTATCTTTATTACCATGATTTTTAAGGATTCCTCTCAGATTTCATTCATGTGTTGATTAGCATGTATGTACCAAAGGCTTACATTTAGCTTTGGCGCTGCCTCCAGCCCATCCTCCTGCTACGCACAGGATTGCGTCCACCTTTTCTTCACCAAGAAGTTTTCCAACCTCTGTTGTCACCTTCAATACATGGAACAAAGACATGCTGAAAACACTGGACTGATAAGGTAGAGTAAATCTCAAGACTGCcttaaagttacttttttccAGTTATGTAGCTGAGTAACACAACACATAGCAAtttaaacagctgcagaaaattaacatttatgACCTATGAACTCTAAACAAAATAACTGTGTTGAAAGATAACCGCAGATGAAAGTCAGACCGATGAAAGTCAGACTGTACAGTGCATGATGTCACTGGAAATAACTGATTTGAGCAGCACTGAAAGATGTGACCCTtatctatatcattaacaaaaatttgtatttgtgaCTTACTTTCTGAAAGGTTCTTCTCTGGGTACAGTGctgtttaaaatggaaaatgaaactcCAGGTCTGACCAGGACTACTGGTGTCACTTTTAATGGCAGTGCAAGACATGAACAACTACATATTAGCCTTCTTATTGCTTCTATCTAGACCACAACCATCAGTGAGCCTGACCCCTAAATTTGAGTTTGTATGCTTTCAGATACTCAGTATCTTCTTCTCTTTCAAACATAAGACTTCACAGTTGGTAATGAATTTGTTGGCTATGAATTTTCTCTGTCAAAGTGAAAAGCAAACGATCCATCtctcaacaaaacaaaaaaatccactggTTTTCACAAAGGCTCAGTattgaaaaatacattgcaaaCATTCCATATTACTCTTTAAAAGCCTTAGGAGTTGTGTAGATACACAGAGAACCTATTGGCTAGCGATTCAGTTTATTAGTAAGATTCAGTTTATtagtaaaagaaaagtttgaattaaaaaaaaataaatcctaacTCTTGAGAATAAAGCAAAAGAGTTTTTAGCTTAGCTTTGATTTTCCCATGTTTACCTTTGTGAAAACCAGTGCATTCTCTATAGATCCCATGGGGGCTTAGGGTTTGCATGCTTTGAGTATACCATCTACCTACACACAAGATGTTAAAGAGTTAGGACATTAAAAAGAAGCGTTGCATTTTAAGACGTCCAAATGCGTCTTCACTATACTCATCTGATTCACTCCGCGACTTTTcaagtcacagaaaaataatgcagaactCCCTTATGTGCTGAACCTCCATAATCCCAGATCAAGCTCTTTCTGCATATTCATGCATGCACGCAGTTAAAACGAAATggcaacaaaaataaaggagCGAGGAGCAGAAGCCAGGTT
The sequence above is drawn from the Nyctibius grandis isolate bNycGra1 chromosome 6, bNycGra1.pri, whole genome shotgun sequence genome and encodes:
- the QDPR gene encoding dihydropteridine reductase codes for the protein MAAAGRVLVYGGRGALGSQCVRYFKSRNWWVASIDLAENEDASANVVVGTTESFPEQAEQVTTEVGKLLGEEKVDAILCVAGGWAGGSAKAKSLYKNCDLMWKQSVWTSTISSHLATKYLKEGGLLTLTGAQAALSGTPGMIGYGMAKGAVHQLCQSLAGANSGLPSGSAAVAVLPVTLDTPANRKSMPDADFSSWTPLEFIAETFFDWITGKNRPNSGSLIQVITTGGKTELVASHL